ATAGGGTGTAAGCGTCAGTGTGGCAAACCCCACTGGCGACAATCCGTACAAGCACTTCGCCTTTCTGTGGTGGCATCAAATCCACTTCTTCAACGGATAGTGGCTGGTTTGGCCCCCATGCGACAGCGGCGCGGGTTTTAATCATCTCCATGGTGTTGCTCCTATAGCTTCTTCGTGATGAGTGTTATATAAATATATTCTTTATGTATCATATATGTTGCATTGGATTTTTGACTGAGTCGCAACATTTTCTTGTATAGATTATGACCGGAAAATGCAGTGCCGTGCGCTTAATCATCAATATCAAATTGCTCGATGATCAACTCTTTTAGCGCGCGGACATTGGGACTAAAGGCGTCTTTACGCCAGATGAGCCAAGTGGCTGTATCGGCAATCTCGCTGGGTAATGGATGCACTCGCACCCGCTCATGGCCGGGCAACAGTGCCAAGACGGAATGTGGTATCAGTGCCAATCCAGCACCGCTGGCGACACACGCCAGCATGGCATGGTAGGACTGAATCTCCATGATAGGCCCCGGTAAGATACCGGCTTGATGGAACCAGCCTTCTAAGCGTAGCCGGTATGAACAACTGGTGCGAAAGGCAAACAATGTCTCATCAACCGCATCGCGGGCTTGCCGAATAGGCGGGTGATCCAAACATGAAATCAGCACCAGTTGCTCTTCGAAGGAGCGACAGCCGTGTAGTTCATCGTGTTGGACTGGGCCATCAACCAGCGCCGTTGCTAATGTCCCCGCACGGACTTGCTCAATGATTTCGCCTGACGTGCCGGTGGTGAGTGACAGCGTGACGTTGGGAAAGCGTTGATGATAAGCCGCCAGCAAACTAGGCAAGCGGGTGGCGGCCGTGCTTTCCATCGATCCGATGGGGAAGTTACCGGCAGGTTCGCCAGCATGGGTAACACGCATCGCTTCATCGCTCAATGCCAGAATCCGGTGGGCATAACACAGAAAGTTATGTCCCATTGGAGAAAGGCGTAGGCGCTGTTTTTCACGGATAAACAGATCCGCACCTAACTCAATTTC
The window above is part of the Yersinia massiliensis genome. Proteins encoded here:
- the ptrR gene encoding putrescine utilization regulator PtrR, with protein sequence MDLTQLRMFCCVAETGSVARAAEQMHRVPSNLTTRLRQLEIELGADLFIREKQRLRLSPMGHNFLCYAHRILALSDEAMRVTHAGEPAGNFPIGSMESTAATRLPSLLAAYHQRFPNVTLSLTTGTSGEIIEQVRAGTLATALVDGPVQHDELHGCRSFEEQLVLISCLDHPPIRQARDAVDETLFAFRTSCSYRLRLEGWFHQAGILPGPIMEIQSYHAMLACVASGAGLALIPHSVLALLPGHERVRVHPLPSEIADTATWLIWRKDAFSPNVRALKELIIEQFDIDD